The following coding sequences lie in one Nycticebus coucang isolate mNycCou1 chromosome 18, mNycCou1.pri, whole genome shotgun sequence genomic window:
- the MYADML2 gene encoding myeloid-associated differentiation marker-like protein 2 produces the protein MGSTMEPPGGAYLHMGAVTSPVGTVRVLQLAFGCTTFSLVAHRGGFSGVQGTFCMAAWGFCFSLSVLVVACEFTRLHSCLRLSWGNFTAAFAMLATLLCATAAVVYPLYFTRWQCPPEPAGCAARNFRLAASVFAGLLFLAYATEVALTRARPGQVASYMATVSGLLKIVQAFVACIIFGALVHDSRYTRYMATQWCVAVYSLCFLATVAVVALSVMGHTGGLGCPFDRLVVVYTFLAVLLYLSAAVIWPVFCFDPKYGEPSRPPECPRGSCPWDSQLVVAIFTYVNLLLYVADLAYSQRIRFVPTL, from the coding sequence ATGGGCAGCACGATGGAGCCCCCCGGGGGTGCATACCTGCACATGGGTGCCGTGACATCCCCAGTGGGCACAGTCCGAGTACTGCAGCTGGCCTTTGGCTGTACCACCTTCAGCCTGGTGGCGCACCGGGGAGGCTTCTCAGGCGTCCAGGGTACCTTCTGCATGGCTGCCTGGGGCTTCTGCTTCTCCCTCTCTGTCCTGGTGGTGGCCTGCGAATTCACAAGACTCCACAGCTGCCTGCGGCTCTCCTGGGGCAACTTTACAGCTGCCTTCGCCATGCTGGCCACCCTGCTGTGCGCCACAGCTGCAGTTGTGTACCCGCTGTACTTCACCCGGTGGCAGTGCCCGCCTGAGCCCGCCGGCTGTGCTGCCAGGAACTTCCGCCTGGCAGCCAGCGTCTTTGCCGGGCTTCTCTTCCTGGCCTATGCTACTGAGGTAGCCCTGACAAGGGCCCGGCCCGGCCAGGTGGCTAGCTACATGGCCACGGTGTCGGGGCTGCTCAAGATTGTCCAGGCCTTCGTGGCCTGCATCATCTTTGGGGCACTGGTCCATGATAGCCGCTACACACGCTATATGGCCACCCAGTGGTGTGTGGCTGTCTACAGCCTGTGCTTCCTGGCCACGGTGGCTGTGGTAGCCCTGAGTGTGATGGGCCATACAGGCGGCCTCGGCTGCCCCTTCGACCGCCTGGTGGTGGTATACACCTTTCTGGCTGTGCTTCTGTACCTCAGTGCCGCTGTGATCTGGCCAGTCTTCTGTTTTGATCCCAAGTATGGTGAGCCTAGCCGGCCGCCCGAATGCCCACGGGGTAGCTGCCCCTGGGACAGTCAGCTGGTGGTGGCCATCTTCACGTACGTCAACCTACTCCTCTACGTTGCCGACCTGGCCTACTCCCAGAGGATCCGCTTTGTGCCTACCCTGTAG
- the NOTUM gene encoding palmitoleoyl-protein carboxylesterase NOTUM isoform X2, with protein sequence MGTPSAQWIDDSWRSGTLGQASVAGLRHRFSSAAPLHARLARPSSLAHAHRSSVGAFYPSSATARPGRTPLVCCGAEVIARPAPSECYYLKESKGSRRWLLFLEGGWYCFNRENCDSRYDTMRRLMSSKDWPHTRTGTGILSSQPEENPHWWNANMVFIPYCSSDVWSGASSKSEKNEYAFMGALIIQEVVRELLGRGLSGAKVLLLAGSSAGGTGVLLNVDRVAEQLAELGYPAIQVRGLVDSGWFLDNKQYRGTDCLDTVTCAPTEAIRRGIRYWNGVVPERCRRQFQEGEEWNCFFGYKVYPTLRCPVFVVQWLFDEAQLTVDNVHLTGQPVQEGQWLYIQNVGRELRDTLRDVPASFAPACLSHEIIIRSHWTDVQVKGTSLPRALHCWDRSLHDSHKASRAPLKGCPVHLVDSCPWPHCNPSCPTIRDQFTGQEMNVAQFLMHMGFDVQTVAQQQGLEPSKLLGMLSSGS encoded by the exons ATGGGGACACCAAGCGCACAGTGGATCGACGACAGCTGGAGAAGCGGGACACTAGGTCAGGCCTCGGTAGCAGGGCTACGACACCGCTTCAGTAGCGCCGCGCCCCTCCACGCCCGCCTGGCGCGTCCCAGTTCCCTCGCCCACGCACACCGCTCCAGCGTGGGCGCTTTCTACCCTTCGAGTGCCACTGCGCGCCCGGGGAGAACCCCCCTCGTCTGCTGCGGCGCCGAGGTTATAGCGAGGCCCGCTCCAAGCGAATG CTACTACCTGAAGGAGTCCAAGGGCAGTCGGCGGTGGCTGCTCTTTCTAGAAG GCGGTTGGTACTGCTTCAACCGGGAGAACTGCGACTCCAGATACGACACCATGCGGCGCCTCATGAGCTCCAAAGATTGGCCACACACTCGCACAG GCACGGGCATCCTGTCCTCACAGCCAGAGGAGAACCCCCACTGGTGGAATGCGAACATGGT TTTTATCCCCTACTGCTCCAGTGACGTTTGGAGTGGGGCTTCGTCTAAGTCTGAGAAGA ACGAGTATGCCTTCATGGGTGCCCTCATCATCCAGGAGGTGGTGCGGGAGCTCCTAGGCAGAGGGCTGAGCGGAGCCAAGGTGCTGCTGCTGGCCGGGAGCAG TGCCGGGGGCACCGGGGTGCTGCTGAATGTGGACCGGGTGGCTGAGCAGCTGGCAGAGCTGGGCTACCCAGCCATCCAGGTGCGGGGCCTGGTGgactcaggctggtttctggACAACAAGCAGTACCGCGGCACAGACTGCTTGGACACCGTCACCTGCGCACCCACGGAGGCCATCCGCCGGGGCATCAG GTACTGGAACGGGGTGGTCCCGGAGCGCTGCCGACGCCAGTTCCAGGAGGGTGAGGAGTGGAACTGCTTCTTTGGCTACAAAGTCTACCCAACTCTGCGCT GCCCTGTGTTCGTGGTGCAGTGGCTATTTGACGAGGCCCAGCTGACTGTGGACAACGTACACCTCACAGGGCAGCCAGTACAGGAGGGCCAGTGGCTGTATATTCAGAATGTGGGCCGTGAGCTGCGTGACACACTCAGAGATGTGCC GGCCAGCTTTGCCCCAGCCTGCCTCTCCCATGAGATCATCATCCGGAG CCACTGGACAGATGTCCAGGTGAAGGGTACCTCGCTGCCCCGTGCACTTCACTGCTGGGACAGGAGCCTCCACGACAGCCACAAGGCCAGCAGAGCCCCCTTGAAGGGCTGCCCTGTCCACCTGGTGGACAGCTGCCCCTGGCCCCACTGCAACCCCTCATGCCCTACCATCCGGGACCAGTTCACAGGGCAGGAGATGAATGTGGCCCAGTTCCTCATGCATATGGGCTTCGATGTGCAGACAGTCGCCCAGCAGCAGGGCCTGGAGCCCAGCAAGCTGCTAGGGATGCTGAGCAGCGGAAGCTAA
- the NOTUM gene encoding palmitoleoyl-protein carboxylesterase NOTUM isoform X1, translating to MAVGRRVRVLLLLGLLHWVGGGEGRKTWRRRGQQPPPQPPQRAEAAPAAGQPVESFPLDFTAVEGNMDSFMAQVKSLAQSLYPCSAQQLNEDLRLHLLLNTSVTCNDGSPAGYYLKESKGSRRWLLFLEGGWYCFNRENCDSRYDTMRRLMSSKDWPHTRTGTGILSSQPEENPHWWNANMVFIPYCSSDVWSGASSKSEKNEYAFMGALIIQEVVRELLGRGLSGAKVLLLAGSSAGGTGVLLNVDRVAEQLAELGYPAIQVRGLVDSGWFLDNKQYRGTDCLDTVTCAPTEAIRRGIRYWNGVVPERCRRQFQEGEEWNCFFGYKVYPTLRCPVFVVQWLFDEAQLTVDNVHLTGQPVQEGQWLYIQNVGRELRDTLRDVPASFAPACLSHEIIIRSHWTDVQVKGTSLPRALHCWDRSLHDSHKASRAPLKGCPVHLVDSCPWPHCNPSCPTIRDQFTGQEMNVAQFLMHMGFDVQTVAQQQGLEPSKLLGMLSSGS from the exons ATGGCTGTGGGCCGAAGGGTGCgcgtgctgctgctgctgggcctgCTGCACTGGGTCGGGGGCGGCGAGGGCAGGAAGACCTGGCGGCGCCGCGGCCAGCAGCCGCCCCCACAGCCCCCGCAGCGGGCCGAGGCGGCGCCGGCGGCCGGACAGCCGGTGGAGAGCTTCCCGCTGGACTTCACGGCCGTGGAGGGCAACATGGACAGCTTCATGGCGCAGGTCAAAAGCCTGGCTCAGTCTCTGTACCCCTGCTCTGCGCAGCAGCTCAACGAGGACCTGCGCCTGCACCTCTTGCTCAACACGTCGGTGACCTGCAATGACGGCAGCCCAGCCGG CTACTACCTGAAGGAGTCCAAGGGCAGTCGGCGGTGGCTGCTCTTTCTAGAAG GCGGTTGGTACTGCTTCAACCGGGAGAACTGCGACTCCAGATACGACACCATGCGGCGCCTCATGAGCTCCAAAGATTGGCCACACACTCGCACAG GCACGGGCATCCTGTCCTCACAGCCAGAGGAGAACCCCCACTGGTGGAATGCGAACATGGT TTTTATCCCCTACTGCTCCAGTGACGTTTGGAGTGGGGCTTCGTCTAAGTCTGAGAAGA ACGAGTATGCCTTCATGGGTGCCCTCATCATCCAGGAGGTGGTGCGGGAGCTCCTAGGCAGAGGGCTGAGCGGAGCCAAGGTGCTGCTGCTGGCCGGGAGCAG TGCCGGGGGCACCGGGGTGCTGCTGAATGTGGACCGGGTGGCTGAGCAGCTGGCAGAGCTGGGCTACCCAGCCATCCAGGTGCGGGGCCTGGTGgactcaggctggtttctggACAACAAGCAGTACCGCGGCACAGACTGCTTGGACACCGTCACCTGCGCACCCACGGAGGCCATCCGCCGGGGCATCAG GTACTGGAACGGGGTGGTCCCGGAGCGCTGCCGACGCCAGTTCCAGGAGGGTGAGGAGTGGAACTGCTTCTTTGGCTACAAAGTCTACCCAACTCTGCGCT GCCCTGTGTTCGTGGTGCAGTGGCTATTTGACGAGGCCCAGCTGACTGTGGACAACGTACACCTCACAGGGCAGCCAGTACAGGAGGGCCAGTGGCTGTATATTCAGAATGTGGGCCGTGAGCTGCGTGACACACTCAGAGATGTGCC GGCCAGCTTTGCCCCAGCCTGCCTCTCCCATGAGATCATCATCCGGAG CCACTGGACAGATGTCCAGGTGAAGGGTACCTCGCTGCCCCGTGCACTTCACTGCTGGGACAGGAGCCTCCACGACAGCCACAAGGCCAGCAGAGCCCCCTTGAAGGGCTGCCCTGTCCACCTGGTGGACAGCTGCCCCTGGCCCCACTGCAACCCCTCATGCCCTACCATCCGGGACCAGTTCACAGGGCAGGAGATGAATGTGGCCCAGTTCCTCATGCATATGGGCTTCGATGTGCAGACAGTCGCCCAGCAGCAGGGCCTGGAGCCCAGCAAGCTGCTAGGGATGCTGAGCAGCGGAAGCTAA